A single region of the Trachemys scripta elegans isolate TJP31775 chromosome 19, CAS_Tse_1.0, whole genome shotgun sequence genome encodes:
- the SPSB1 gene encoding SPRY domain-containing SOCS box protein 1 — MGQKVTGGIKTVDMRDPAYRPLKQELQGLDYCKPTRLDLLLDMPPVSYEVQLLHSWNNDDRSLNVFVKEDDKLIFHRHPVAQSTDAIRGKVGYTRGLHVWQITWAMRQRGTHAVVGVATADAPLHSVGYTTLIGNNHESWGWDLGRNRLYHDGKNQPSKTYPAFLEPDETFIVPDSFLVVLDMDDGTLSFIVDGQYMGVAFRGLKGKKLYPVVSAVWGHCEIRMRYLNGLDPEPLPLMDLCRRSVRLALGKDRLSEIQALPLPASLKSYLLYQ; from the exons ATGGGTCAGAAGGTCACTGGCGGGATAAAGACTGTGGATATGAGAGACCCTGCATACAGGCCACTCAAGCAGGAGCTCCAGGGGTTGGATTACTGCAAGCCCACGCGCCTGGACTTGCTATTGGACATGCCTCCGGTCTCGTACGAGGTCCAGCTGCTGCACTCATGGAACAACGATGACCGCTCGCTGAATGTCTTTGTGAAAGAGGACGACAAACTAATATTTCACCGGCATCCGGTGGCTCAGAGCACAGATGCCATCCGAGGCAAAGTTGGATATACGAGGGGACTGCATGTGTGGCAGATCACGTGGGCCATGAGGCAGCGGGGCACGCATGCCGTGGTAGGGGTGGCTACGGCGGACGCGCCCTTGCATTCTGTAGGGTACACGACCCTGATAGGAAATAACCATGAATCCTGGGGCTGGGACCTTGGGCGGAACAGACTGTACCACGATGGCAAGAACCAGCCGAGTAAAACCTACCCTGCCTTCTTAGAACCGGATGAGACTTTCATTGTGCCGGACTCTTTCCTGGTGGTCCTGGACATGGATGATGGGACCCTGAGCTTCATCGTAGATGGGCAGTACATGGGTGTTGCTTTTCGAGGACTTAAAGGGAAAAAACTGTATCCAGTTGTAAGCGCGGTGTGGGGGCACTGCGAAATACGGATGCGCTACTTGAACGGGCTTGATC CCGAACCACTGCCTCTGATGGACCTGTGCCGGCGTTCTGTGCGGCTGGCTCTGGGCAAGGATCGACTGAGTGAGATCCAAGCGCTGCCACTGCCGGCATCCCTCAAGAGCTACCTTCTCTACCAATGA